The following nucleotide sequence is from Oceanispirochaeta sp..
GAGATTCGGACCCAGTATTATGCCCGGTGGAAATGTAGAAGCCTGGCCTCATGTGAAGAATATCTTTCAGGACATCAGTGCGAAAACTGAGAGTGGAGAAGCTTGTTGCGACTGGGTCGGGAACGACGGTGCCGGACATTATGTGAAAATGGTTCACAACGGGATCGAATACGGTGATATGCAGCTCATTACAGAAGCCTACCAGCTATTAAAAGAAGGGATAGGATTCAACCACGATGAAATGCACGAGATCTTCGCTGAATACAATAAAGGACCACTTGATTCGTACCTCATAGAAATCACCAGAGATATCCTCGCCTATAAAGATGAAGACGGTGGACCACTGGTTGAAAAAATCCTCGATACAGCGGGGCAGAAAGGGACAGGGAAATGGACCGGAATAAGCGCACTCGACCTGGGAATGCCTGTAACTTTGATTGGAGAATCTGTATTCGCCCGCTGTTTATCTGCCTTAAAAGATGAAAGAGTTGCGGCATCGAAGAAAATATCCGGTCCCGATGAATCTTTTAGTGGAGACAAAAAGGGCTTTGTGAAAGACCTGGAACAGGCATTGCTTTTTTCAAAAATAATTTCCTATGCACAAGGTTATATGCTAATGAAAGAAGCGGCCAAAGAAAATAAATGGCAGCTGAACTACGGAGCCATTGCCATGATGTGGCGTGGGGGATGTATCATCAGATCTGTTTTCCTCGGTGAAATTAAAGAGGCATTTGATAAAAACCCCGATTTGTCCAACCTGATTATGGATGATTATTTCGGAGATATCCTGCAAAAAGCACAGAGTTCTCTCAGGCGTGTTATTTCGACAGCAGTAACTCTGGGAATTCCCGTACCTACCCTCTCTACAGCTTTAGCCTTCTTTGACGGGTACAGGTCAGCAAGGCTTCCCGCCAATCTGCTTCAGGCACAAAGAGACTATTTCGGGGCTCATACCTATGAAAGAACTGATAAACCGAGAGGAGAGTTTTTTCACACCAACTGGACTGGAACAGGAGGAGATGTTTCATCTTCCACTTATGAGGCATAATTAATGGGAAGGAATCCGCGTCACGATAAAATCTTGAACCTGCTCCAGAATCTCAGACAAATCTCAGTGAGTGACCTCACTGAGAGGCTGGGAGTCTCTCAGGTAACCATCAGAAAAGACTTGACCATTCTCGAGGAAAAGGGACTCATTCTGCGCAATCATGGTGGAGCCATGCTGGCCCAGGCAACGAATCAGATTTCTACAGTATCAACTCGAAAAGGTCTTTTTTTTGATAAAAAAGACCGGATTACCTCAAAAGCGATAGAATTGATTCAGGAAGGAGATTCTGTTTGTATTGATGCCAGTTCGACTAATCTGTTACTGGCGGAAAAGATAAAAACATTGCCCATAAGAGTCATTACAAACAGCCTGGAAATAATGAAAACATTATCATCGTCGAGAGACATTACTCTTACGGCAATCGGTGGGAATTTCCGGCAGGAAGCCAGTTCTTTTATTGGTCCCATAGCGGAAGATACAATAAATCAGCTGCAATTTGATATCGCTTTTATCGGGGCCACTGGCATTTCTGTGGATGGAGATTTTCTCACCCACAATACAATTGAAGGCAATGTGAAAAAAGCCATGCTGAAAGCGGCCAAACGAAAAGTGATTCTTGCTGATTCCAGCAAGTTGAATGCCAGATCTTTTTCCAAGTTCGCCAATGCGGACCTGATTGATGTATTAATTACAGACAGTAAATTTTCTGAAACTGACTTATTCCGGAAAATGGGAATTGAAGTTTTAATGGTTTAAATATAGATAAAACGGGCGACAAGTTATTGTCGGGGACCCGTTCTCAGTCTAATAGGAGATAAAAAATTATGGAATTGAAAAAAAAATATAAATACGCACTCTTAACACCGACCAGCATGGGAGTCAGACTTACACCGATAAACAGCCAGCCTGTTCATGTCAGCAATACATTTAATATGTATGCCACAAGTGCTGAAACAAATGTTTTGTCAGTGGCTTCATACCTGGGTATGCCTGTAAAAGTTCTTACCAACTTTGTAAAAGGTAGCCCAATTGCTCAAATTATAAAAAGCGATCTCCATCACCGCCATATGGATTTTGAAGGACCGGAAGTAGAACAGGGAAATCCCTGGGGATACCGGCATCAGATCAATATCGCTGACTCAGGATATGGGTCCCGTGGTCCGAGGGTTCACAATGACAGAGCAGGAGAAGCGGGACGACTTCTCAATGTTAATGACTTTGATCTGAACCGGATTTTCGGAGAAGAAG
It contains:
- the gnd gene encoding decarboxylating NADP(+)-dependent phosphogluconate dehydrogenase, translating into RFGPSIMPGGNVEAWPHVKNIFQDISAKTESGEACCDWVGNDGAGHYVKMVHNGIEYGDMQLITEAYQLLKEGIGFNHDEMHEIFAEYNKGPLDSYLIEITRDILAYKDEDGGPLVEKILDTAGQKGTGKWTGISALDLGMPVTLIGESVFARCLSALKDERVAASKKISGPDESFSGDKKGFVKDLEQALLFSKIISYAQGYMLMKEAAKENKWQLNYGAIAMMWRGGCIIRSVFLGEIKEAFDKNPDLSNLIMDDYFGDILQKAQSSLRRVISTAVTLGIPVPTLSTALAFFDGYRSARLPANLLQAQRDYFGAHTYERTDKPRGEFFHTNWTGTGGDVSSSTYEA
- a CDS encoding DeoR/GlpR family DNA-binding transcription regulator; protein product: MGRNPRHDKILNLLQNLRQISVSDLTERLGVSQVTIRKDLTILEEKGLILRNHGGAMLAQATNQISTVSTRKGLFFDKKDRITSKAIELIQEGDSVCIDASSTNLLLAEKIKTLPIRVITNSLEIMKTLSSSRDITLTAIGGNFRQEASSFIGPIAEDTINQLQFDIAFIGATGISVDGDFLTHNTIEGNVKKAMLKAAKRKVILADSSKLNARSFSKFANADLIDVLITDSKFSETDLFRKMGIEVLMV